Within Channa argus isolate prfri chromosome 4, Channa argus male v1.0, whole genome shotgun sequence, the genomic segment ACCAATGCTGTCACTCATGTGCACCCAAACCACAGTTTCTGTACAGCTTACTTTCCGTTTCTCTTCAGGAAGCTCTTGTTTTTGTTCAACAGCTTTTAGCCGTCTGTTTCATGCAAATGAGCTGTATGAACACTTCTGTGCCGTTGCTGAGGCACCACTGCTTTCCAAGCTGgtggaaaaatgtgtgtaattctAAATGTCATCTGTCTATATCTCCCATGTAGGGTCAAACTCCCTCAGAACACATCTAGCCGAAGATTACAAACTGTTCACAAGTAAAGAGAGGCATTTCAATGTTTGCTGAAATGACACCAGGTTCCACCCATACACTGTTACTCTCAAGGAAAGGTATGTACTCCATCCAAGACTTTTATAAACAGTTAGAGCTAAATAAGAGctaaagtttgatttaaaatgttattaacaaTTTCTAATGTTTCTCTAGAAACTGAAAGGAATTGCTGCGGACTGTACAGACAACAGAAACCCAGATCTGAAAAGATCTGTCACGTCTCACGGTCAAAGACAAAAGACCAGAAAAATCCAAAGACACTGTGCCTCAGTACCTGTctaaagttttgttttaaggTAAGAATTTTGTTGACTTTATTCGCTGATTTATTGAGTAATGTATCAGACATCTATATAAAAGCAGTTTGCTTCAGTAAGTGTTGTTGGCTGAAATaggaaacatatttatttacagacaATGTTGATTCCGAATAGGCTTTGTGAGGTACATTACAGTATATCTAAATTAGAATcaagcactaaaaaaaaaacaatgtaaggGTTAACAAATCTAACTTGCACACTAAGATAAAAGAGCCTAAGCcgtttttttctgcagcaccCGTTTTCTCTACAATATTGAAAGaactgaactgttttttttttttctggttcaCGCCTCTTGGAAAATAAGCAAATTAGACTGTAAAATAACAGGCTCACAGTGTATGATGGGACATGAATGCTTTTAGTCTTCACTGGATATCTGCGTATCTGTGTGGATTTGATTaggacaaagtaaaaatggaGCAACAGATGGATTCTCTTACTGAAGGGACTGAAGGACGACTCAGGGAACTGGCATCAAAGTGGTTCATCGAGACTCAAGTGCCACTCATCATTCACAACGGCTTCTTTCCAAACTGGTTCGTGGGGTTCATCACCAGAAAGTAAGTATTCATTACGCAAAAGCTGAAAACtactcaacaacaacaactactcAATAATAGAAAATCACACCCTAAAGTTCTACAATGTCTTATTTTTAgatatattttgtattgtacTAGAAATTTACCTgccatatttatttgttatattgTAATGAATGAAATATATGCACAAACTGTAGTTTATTATTAAGCCCTTTAAATTAAAGTCTTTAAAGAACTTTCATCTCTAATGGAAAGTGTCTATTTGgtaacactcacacacactcacctacTGTCCTTTCCTGTAGTAGAAGTAGACAGCTACATTATGGGCACAAAGGAAGGTTACGTCACAACCTGAGCATTGGTAATGACAGGTTTATGGAAAAGGCACGTAGCAATTTTTCCTGAATACAATGGTTTCCGATAATACGATAATTTCCAAGGTGAATAACATAATCCACCTTTTTGAATAGTACGCCTCAGTTCCGGTGAACGTGTGCCAAATGTGCTTTTGGAAAACACatactaaaatgttttgaagagcaaaattttaaaattcttcttTATCTACAGGAATGCTGAAGAAATACTCAGAGACAAGGAGATGGGCTGTTTCCTGATCCGTCTCAGTGATAAGGCCATTGGGTACATACTATCTTACAAGTGAGTATTGGTTTAGTCTGAAAAAGCTGCCCCACAATAGTTTTTACCTAACTTGCATAATATGAATATATGAAGCATCATGTGaatattattgtaattacatGTTGCATCATATAAACTCTTCAATAATCAATACTCCCTCTATAAAGTATAAatctaatatataaatattacaattaaccgttaaattgcattttaagaCCACTTCCATTCTTTGGAAGTTTTGAATATTCGTGAACATTTAAGCtccaaaaatcaaaaacattgcAGTGATTAGTTTAGTCTCACACAGCACGAAACATCGTACTATCAGCTTGTCCTAACCACATATCTTAATTTTAGTCCTGTTGACCAAATTTCTattcttacttacttacttagtTATAATTTTTTCAGTCAATAAAAttcatatttgtttgtatttattttaacagtagttcattcttacatttttgacaaaaaatgtgATGCCTCTAGCCATCATTTAAGGCAGACATGAAGGttttaacaaacttttttttgtcttttttgcagaGGCAGGGATCGTTGTCGTCACTTTGTGATAAATCAAAGTGAAACAGGACAGTTTGTAGTCTGCGGAGACAGTAAAGGACATGGCACAGTTTCTGATCTAATACAATACTACAAGACTACCCCAATTCAGCCGTTTGGAGAGTATCTGACATCTTCATGTTCTGGCGTAAGAAAGAACTCTTTCCTGAGTCACTTTCTCTGTGTGATGCTGATGGAGAACTCAGGTCtaattgcttttttgttttgcaggcaCTGAATGAAGAGCTTTATGATATCATTCAGGTCAGCCCTAAAGAAAAGCCTCTGGCTACTGTCAGGGCTgtgaataaaatgcaaaaacaacatattaacTCTGAGACGCCTACACGACCACCGAAAAGCAACAAGACACTAGAGGTGCGTACAGTCCACAAACTTCAGAGAACTTACTCTAGCTCATCTGTTACTGTGCATGAATTGTTACTGAATAACAGTAGTATCTCCAGGCAGATTGTAAAAACATGGCATGTTTTGTGAAACAGGAAGTGCCACCTTTGCCTCGGAGGAGCAGGCACCTGGACTGTGTCCCCCTAAATGATCAGGATAGGGTTATGTACGCCCATCTCATGAAGTTATCACCAAGGGAGACACCAAGAGCCCAAAACATCTGTCCTGGAGATAATACAAGGAGGGCTCAGAGGCCCACGACCCAGGATCAGACTCACATCAGCCGGTGTAGCCCTTTATCTGGACTAGACTCTGCTTACTCTGAGCTCCCACTGCTGGAGAGCAACAAGAGCCGGTCTCTACCGTTTCTAGACAGCACCTATGAAGGGGAGTATAACAAGCTGAGCTTacccccccacacccccccAAGACATTCACCTAGGCCCGCTAGACAAGAAAATACCTGTGTCCTTCAGTCACACAAGACAGACTTGTGCAACAGGCAGAGCACCAGCCACAGTCTTGACTACATGAGTGACGCTGCAGTCTATCACCTGGCTGGAAAGCCTGGGAGCTCCCACAAGGAATTATCTGAGACTAGATTAGTGACCTCAGGGCAACATATTAATTCAGTTTACGCAGAAGTCTCAAATGAAGTCTCTTTTACTCGAGACAATACATACGAGCTGGTTCCTGATCATCAGGACACAGTGCATCCTAAAACCTTCAGCAACACTTATGAGCCTCTGGAGGACATAAGACCCAAGCCAGTGAAGGTAATTAATGTTTTCTGACAGCTTTACATTTCATTCACCAATAGTTGgtcatcacatttatttgataaTGAACTTAATTACCATCCACAGAATGACAACGGGAAATGGAAATGGCTCTTTCCTGATGCTAAGAGGAAATGGTGAAGGTGTTAACTTTACCAGCTACTGAAGAAAATGTTCACTAATTTTACTCTGACACTACTGTGCTACTTCCtaatctacagtatattcaaCACAGACTTTAAATGttcaaaactatttaaataatatcttctgttattttgctttttaatgtatttatttaaagatgatgtatttccatttttcacATGTAGTgaaatgataaacattttatatgaatattaaataataaacaaaaataaatacatatttgactcctaattaatttgtgtgtgagttattattaaaattaaaaatttgcaGAAACTGTGTGATTAGATGAAGATAGTAGAGGCTGCAAAACATAGACAGTATGTCATCTACAGTTTGCTCACTATGACCAaaacttcatttattttcttggtACTGATGCAAGGCTCAGTGCTCTGGGATGTTGGATGCAGAATTATCAAACTAACTTGAGTGGAAAAGTGTGACAAAGTTAGCACAACTCACTCTCAGTTACTGCAGTGAAACTTGTGGTTGATGAGGCACGAATATGCTGTTCATGTGACAAATGTGCAGTGGCAGTTCATGGAAAAGTTCAAGGAAATTATACTCATCAGCGGGGAaaatgtgctgtgctgtgtactactgtatttctgtcttttgaacTTATACAATTTGTAGCCTACAGCCCTAGTTTTCAAAGTGGGGGCCTCCAAAAGGGTGCCAGGTGGACCTCAGCATTTCCGTTACGGTGTCCCATTACTGACTTGAAACGCATCTTGGTGAAACAGGATTACGTGAAACTTATTCAGGGAAGTAAAGCCTTCTTGCACTGGAAATTCACCAAAATCGTCATGTGTACTACTTTTAATTCTATTTAACTGAGACCTCTTGGCCACGTATATGGACACTTACACATATTAGAGCTTGGGTCTTAAGAGGTTAAAGCATGTTGACTACAGGCTGCTGCCATCAGAGCTGCACTTTAGTCACAGGAAACTTTATTTGCATAGGTTTCAAATGTCTGTATACAGTACGACGGCAATGGGGAAATGGGTCAAAGATGTTGAAATGTCACTTATGCTCTTTCGTCCGCTTCTCTTTTAGGCTACTATCCCATTATAGCTAGCTGAGCCagtaaaactactgtatattaaacatttatattaacaaaGGCCCATCTGTGTAAAGGAAAACTTGATTAGTTTCATAAGCAATCAAATGACAGTTCAGCAACAGTATGGTTGATATGCCAAACCACAAATATATCAAAAGACCAAATCTTTATGATTAAtagtattttgacattttgtacaCTTTGTCTTCTCACAGATAAAACTGAGATAATAAAGTGTCAGTGTAAACCAGAAGGTATAGTTGCCATTCCAGATAAACAAGatgttatattttatgtttttgcaccTGTGAATGACATGAATTTCTAATTTCATTTAACATATTACCAGTGCCTAATGAGTCAATGAagataattataaataatacaatatagGTAATATATGGGTAAATGATAagagtaaatattttaatacacacatataaatataacaaaaaagtatttctaaAGTAAACGTCC encodes:
- the LOC137126165 gene encoding SH2 domain-containing protein 7-like — encoded protein: MFAEMTPGSTHTLLLSRKETERNCCGLYRQQKPRSEKICHVSRSKTKDQKNPKTLCLSTCLKFCFKDKVKMEQQMDSLTEGTEGRLRELASKWFIETQVPLIIHNGFFPNWFVGFITRKNAEEILRDKEMGCFLIRLSDKAIGYILSYKGRDRCRHFVINQSETGQFVVCGDSKGHGTVSDLIQYYKTTPIQPFGEYLTSSCSGALNEELYDIIQVSPKEKPLATVRAVNKMQKQHINSETPTRPPKSNKTLEEVPPLPRRSRHLDCVPLNDQDRVMYAHLMKLSPRETPRAQNICPGDNTRRAQRPTTQDQTHISRCSPLSGLDSAYSELPLLESNKSRSLPFLDSTYEGEYNKLSLPPHTPPRHSPRPARQENTCVLQSHKTDLCNRQSTSHSLDYMSDAAVYHLAGKPGSSHKELSETRLVTSGQHINSVYAEVSNEVSFTRDNTYELVPDHQDTVHPKTFSNTYEPLEDIRPKPVKNDNGKWKWLFPDAKRKW